The Streptosporangiales bacterium sequence ACGCCAACGTCCTCGGCTACCTGCTCACGACGATGTCCACGGTGCTCGGCAGCGACACCGAGCTGTCGGCCTACCCGTTCGCCGTCCTCGCGATCCTCGGACTGACCTGGCTGAACTACCGCGGCGTCTTCGTCACCCTCTCGGTCAACTTCCTCATCACCGGGTTCGCGTTCCTCACCGTCGTCGCGCTGTTCATCGGCATCGCCGGCTGGGATCCCGGCGGCACGATGTCGCTGGCCGGGCTGACCGGTGACCTGGCGAACGGCCTGCCGTACGGCTGGATCGGCGTGGTCGCCGCGTGCCAGTTCGGGATGTGGTACTACCTCGGCATCGAGGGCACGGCGCAGGCGGCGGAGGAGTGCCGGTCGGCGTCGCGCGCGATCCCGCTCGGCAGCATGGCCGGCATCATGACGCTGATCATCGCCGCGACGCTCACCTGGTACGTCTGTGCCGGACTGCTGCCGTGGCAGTACCTCGGCACGGCTATCACCCCATTGTTCGACGCCGCGCGGGTGACCGGTAACGGCGTCCTGATGATGCTGCTCATGTTCGGCACGCTCTTCGCGACGCTCGCGTCTGCCAACGGCTGCATCAACGACGCGTCACGCGCGTGGTTCTCGATGGGCCGCGACAGGTACCTGCCGGAGTGGTTCGGCGCGGTCCACCCGCGCTACCGCACGCCGTTCCGGTCGATCGTGTTCCTGTCGCCGATTGCCATCGCGTTCGCGATCCTGCCGATCCTGCTGAACCGCGACACGCTGCTCTCGACGGTGATCACGTTCTCGATCCTGTCGGGCCTGCTGATGTACGCGTTCATGGGGCCGAACTTCATCAGGTTCCGCCGGCTCTGGCCGCTCGGCACGATCCAGCG is a genomic window containing:
- a CDS encoding amino acid permease, whose translation is MSEAVPVTTQTQDHLTLRKVLSPIHIWGLGVGIVLVGEFMGWNFSVEKGGMYGGLVAAWVVGLLYTSLVMINSEVTSAIPAAGGQYAQAKHTIGPLMAFNVGLYLTLAYTMLEAANANVLGYLLTTMSTVLGSDTELSAYPFAVLAILGLTWLNYRGVFVTLSVNFLITGFAFLTVVALFIGIAGWDPGGTMSLAGLTGDLANGLPYGWIGVVAACQFGMWYYLGIEGTAQAAEECRSASRAIPLGSMAGIMTLIIAATLTWYVCAGLLPWQYLGTAITPLFDAARVTGNGVLMMLLMFGTLFATLASANGCINDASRAWFSMGRDRYLPEWFGAVHPRYRTPFRSIVFLSPIAIAFAILPILLNRDTLLSTVITFSILSGLLMYAFMGPNFIRFRRLWPLGTIQRAYVLPFHPVPAVTLILLVGLVFFATFLGYGVALLSVLVFYLLASVWFVLRRYKHVDRNAQFTAPLPRPRGY